From one Verrucomicrobiota bacterium genomic stretch:
- a CDS encoding AraC family transcriptional regulator: MALSTELESWTGGARWLLRDERMTMAWCEGSAARDCGWRGLVDSNSVEFILNVRGTGYGWIEGEEPVRLSPGVWMMAAGVSGNKWGWNRERGSGHGFLRVSYKRDFFEQVATVSGDRWAIGEGTRLLRGLSGQELRGWGASVLRPSAGGALSPLYFRAKAMEFLALLEEMRLQAGGGGFFCSLQNRLAEERVSRVKKWLADRLDEPLDLEAAAKAVGVSASALSRTFSEVEGVTLRRYLRAERAHWAASLLAEGRLTVSEVGTEVGYRSLSQFTRAFREEKGCVPSQFARAN; encoded by the coding sequence ATGGCGCTTTCGACTGAACTGGAATCCTGGACGGGCGGCGCACGCTGGCTGCTTCGTGATGAGCGCATGACCATGGCCTGGTGTGAAGGCTCGGCCGCCCGCGATTGCGGGTGGCGGGGGCTCGTCGATTCCAATTCGGTGGAATTCATCCTGAACGTCCGCGGCACGGGCTATGGCTGGATCGAGGGGGAGGAGCCGGTGCGTCTTTCACCCGGGGTTTGGATGATGGCGGCTGGGGTCTCGGGGAACAAATGGGGTTGGAATCGGGAGCGCGGAAGCGGTCATGGCTTTTTGCGAGTGTCCTACAAACGAGATTTCTTTGAGCAAGTGGCCACGGTCTCGGGGGATCGCTGGGCCATTGGCGAAGGAACGCGGCTTTTGCGGGGGCTCAGCGGTCAGGAGTTGAGAGGTTGGGGGGCGAGTGTTCTCCGGCCTTCGGCAGGCGGTGCCCTTTCCCCGCTCTATTTCCGGGCCAAGGCGATGGAATTCCTGGCGCTTTTGGAGGAGATGCGATTGCAAGCGGGCGGCGGAGGATTCTTCTGCTCTCTCCAAAATCGCCTAGCTGAAGAGCGCGTCAGCCGGGTCAAGAAGTGGCTGGCGGATCGTTTGGATGAGCCCCTGGATTTGGAGGCGGCTGCCAAGGCAGTGGGCGTGAGTGCCAGCGCTCTCTCCCGCACCTTTTCCGAGGTGGAAGGAGTGACCTTGCGACGTTATCTCCGAGCCGAGCGCGCCCACTGGGCCGCCAGTTTGCTGGCTGAGGGGCGTTTGACCGTTTCTGAAGTGGGGACGGAGGTGGGCTACCGCAGTTTGAGCCAGTTCACCCGCGCCTTCCGAGAAGAGAAGGGTTGCGTGCCCTCGCAGTTTGCGCGGGCCAATTGA